The region CAGGGTCTCGCGACGCGCATAAGTGTCCCCTCTCGCAACCCACCTGACCGGTGATTCGACAGGCGCGGGAAGAACGTAGAAAGGCGGGTGGGTGTCGTCAAGACAAGCAACGGGTCACGTCTCGCGTCGCGTCGCGCCGCTTTCGCGCCGCCCAACAAGCATCGGGTCACAGCTCACACCGCGCGCCCTGTGGTGCGCCGGTGGTCAGGATGCCACGCTGAGTCGTATGAACATCTCCTTCTTGGGCAACTGGCGCAAGCGACGCGGCCCCGCCTCGGGCACGGCCCTGATGGGCGCCCAGGAGGAGGACCCCCAGGGCGTCGCCCAACTGCTCTCCGAATGCGAGCTGCTGCGCGCGCGGGCCGCCTCCGCGGGCATCGGACTTGATGACTCGACAGCCTCCCTGGAGGCGCTGGACCAGATGGCGCCGCGCTGGCGCGACGACCCGGACGAGCTCCCCTGGCTCGGTAACGACGCCGGTCTCTACCTCGGCACGGTCATCGTCCGCACCGTCCCCGGGGCCGTCTGGCAGGTGTGGCCCAACGGCCGGCCCGTCGTGATGCTGGCCTCGGGCCGGGAGGTCGACGTCGTGGAGGCCGGTCAGCAGTGGGCCGCCGACGGCGCCCCCGAACTCTCCCGGTGCTACGCCGAGGTCGCCGAGGCGTAGGGGGTCCGGCGGATCGTGACGCCTGC is a window of Streptomyces violaceusniger Tu 4113 DNA encoding:
- a CDS encoding DUF6278 family protein — encoded protein: MNISFLGNWRKRRGPASGTALMGAQEEDPQGVAQLLSECELLRARAASAGIGLDDSTASLEALDQMAPRWRDDPDELPWLGNDAGLYLGTVIVRTVPGAVWQVWPNGRPVVMLASGREVDVVEAGQQWAADGAPELSRCYAEVAEA